Proteins from a single region of Natrinema salifodinae:
- the cas7b gene encoding type I-B CRISPR-associated protein Cas7/Csh2 — MTDDTNDTIQNRSEIAFVIDAKDTNPNGDPLTADNEPRIDPVTGQCVVTDVRLKRYLRDQLAEDGHAVLIANPNDDVLTREEMYDDVEEEMGVSTEDAEPEELLKAFVKTAADVRYFGATISIDTDLADDLPDQFEGPVQFNHGRSYHEVARNTESKQLATVIANENDDGSKKDQGTFATDNRISYGVIGFGGRINDNAAEDTRLTETDVERLDTLCWRALKNQTVTRSKAGQQPRLYVRVEYEQDGFEIGRLNDRIDVASDLPEDEIRGTDDFHLDVSELVTALADNEARIKTVHVTTDSAVDFVLPEGETGDREAFYAALEDALSSEAIDTYDVYERYTN; from the coding sequence ATGACTGACGACACCAACGACACAATCCAGAACCGCTCCGAAATCGCGTTCGTCATCGACGCCAAGGACACCAACCCCAACGGCGACCCACTCACCGCCGATAACGAACCGCGTATCGACCCAGTCACTGGGCAATGCGTTGTCACCGATGTACGGCTTAAGCGGTATCTCCGCGACCAACTTGCAGAGGACGGCCATGCTGTCCTGATCGCGAATCCGAACGACGACGTGCTGACTCGCGAAGAGATGTACGATGACGTCGAGGAAGAGATGGGTGTCAGCACCGAAGATGCAGAACCCGAGGAACTTCTCAAGGCGTTCGTCAAAACTGCCGCCGACGTCCGATACTTTGGGGCGACGATCTCGATCGATACAGATCTCGCCGACGATCTCCCCGACCAGTTCGAGGGACCGGTGCAGTTCAACCATGGACGGAGCTATCACGAGGTCGCCCGCAATACCGAGTCCAAGCAGCTCGCTACCGTCATCGCCAACGAAAACGATGATGGCAGCAAGAAAGATCAGGGTACGTTCGCCACGGACAACCGTATCAGCTATGGTGTCATTGGATTCGGCGGACGAATCAACGACAACGCTGCCGAGGATACCCGACTCACAGAGACGGACGTCGAGCGCCTTGACACCCTCTGCTGGCGGGCACTCAAGAACCAGACCGTCACACGGTCGAAGGCGGGCCAGCAACCTCGCCTCTATGTCCGCGTCGAGTACGAACAGGACGGCTTCGAGATCGGCCGGCTCAACGACCGAATCGACGTGGCCAGTGACCTACCAGAGGACGAGATCCGAGGCACAGACGACTTCCATCTCGATGTTTCAGAACTCGTGACTGCTCTCGCCGATAACGAGGCCCGAATCAAGACCGTCCACGTCACAACCGACAGTGCAGTCGACTTTGTGCTCCCTGAGGGGGAGACGGGCGACCGTGAGGCGTTCTACGCCGCCCTCGAGGACGCCCTCAGCTCCGAG
- the cas6 gene encoding CRISPR-associated endoribonuclease Cas6: MRVIIDLTAEMDAAYDPEYHGRLRARIWDALRDTEYDEHGAETPGFTFSNPFPWGDLDEGDERQLLVSSPREDQLATITADLLENPEIHAGSMPFHITDVRPLDPDVGPPGTEGTLETATGVYAVTPPQYLDNPDKHDDETFWRPEHGMEAFFDYVETQLQRNHDRFMPNGDPGPKEVDEPLFEEYEMIKKYWLDIQLSGGVEWTVLVSKWRFPYRIRDDHHRRHLNLALDVGIGRRTPLGFGFLNKQMDEA, from the coding sequence ATGCGAGTGATCATCGATTTGACGGCCGAGATGGATGCTGCCTACGATCCAGAATACCACGGCCGTCTTCGAGCACGGATCTGGGATGCGCTCCGTGATACAGAGTACGACGAACATGGAGCGGAAACGCCCGGATTCACATTCTCTAATCCGTTCCCCTGGGGCGACCTCGATGAAGGCGACGAACGACAGTTGCTCGTCTCCTCACCGCGGGAAGATCAGCTAGCGACCATCACCGCTGATCTCCTTGAGAATCCGGAGATCCATGCAGGGTCGATGCCGTTTCATATCACTGATGTCCGGCCGCTTGACCCAGATGTCGGGCCACCAGGCACTGAGGGAACCCTCGAGACAGCAACCGGTGTGTACGCCGTTACTCCGCCACAGTACCTCGACAATCCCGATAAGCATGACGACGAGACGTTCTGGCGACCGGAACACGGGATGGAAGCCTTCTTCGACTACGTGGAAACGCAACTCCAGCGCAACCACGACCGATTCATGCCGAATGGTGATCCGGGGCCGAAAGAGGTCGACGAGCCACTGTTCGAGGAGTACGAGATGATCAAGAAATACTGGCTCGATATTCAGCTCTCGGGCGGTGTCGAGTGGACAGTACTGGTCTCAAAGTGGCGGTTCCCCTATCGCATCCGCGATGATCACCACCGCCGCCACCTGAACCTCGCTCTGGATGTCGGCATCGGCCGCCGGACGCCACTCGGCTTCGGCTTCCTCAACAAGCAGATGGACGAAGCATGA
- a CDS encoding FixH family protein, translating to MHYRKSLFALVIIAMLLTSVVGPATAHESQDVEGYEITFGGSDEPVITGERMWLQFEIVDNETGEGVTNQSENLTVSVQTEGSDKTALEVSEKHGEPGVYEAPVIFTEPGDYVAHLEGSLEGTEVHTHFEKEVQDHTELEYPADDSQATDDGDESQTDANQTEEAGFGPMAVAVAVFGIVVTIGVVLFRQQR from the coding sequence ATGCACTACCGCAAATCGCTTTTCGCACTCGTAATAATCGCAATGCTGTTGACCAGTGTTGTCGGTCCAGCTACCGCTCATGAAAGTCAAGATGTCGAAGGCTACGAAATCACCTTCGGCGGGTCGGATGAGCCTGTAATCACCGGTGAACGGATGTGGCTCCAATTTGAGATCGTCGATAATGAGACGGGAGAGGGGGTCACAAACCAGTCTGAGAATCTAACCGTATCCGTCCAGACCGAAGGAAGTGATAAGACTGCTCTCGAGGTTAGCGAGAAACACGGTGAACCTGGTGTGTATGAGGCGCCAGTGATTTTCACGGAGCCTGGCGATTATGTTGCCCATCTCGAGGGCAGTCTCGAAGGGACTGAGGTCCACACTCATTTCGAAAAGGAAGTGCAAGATCACACCGAACTGGAATACCCCGCTGATGACTCGCAGGCCACAGACGACGGTGATGAATCTCAAACTGACGCTAACCAGACTGAGGAGGCTGGCTTCGGACCCATGGCCGTCGCCGTTGCTGTATTCGGTATTGTGGTGACCATCGGTGTAGTCCTCTTCCGCCAGCAACGCTAA
- a CDS encoding FxLYD domain-containing protein, which produces MWVRDIRHTHHSTAESYQRVLATVENTRDDEIADVRFSVDFYDGDTEIGSGWTMPPFPGSDEYAEVSIAPTHVDNHDRISRVGVSTTIRVDPLTPLNSGEVAVSDVSADLAAEQLTVSSRVENVSDNQLDRVYIHVNFYDGDELVDWQHDGLSRLAAGDAGEWTVQTSQGVDGSRIEDYKYCVTDQRSD; this is translated from the coding sequence GTGTGGGTTCGCGATATACGACATACCCATCATTCGACGGCCGAAAGCTATCAAAGAGTCTTGGCGACAGTCGAGAATACGCGCGACGACGAGATCGCAGACGTCCGGTTCTCGGTCGATTTCTATGACGGCGACACCGAGATTGGAAGCGGATGGACGATGCCACCGTTCCCCGGTAGCGATGAGTATGCAGAGGTCTCGATCGCACCGACTCATGTCGACAATCACGATAGAATCTCCCGTGTTGGAGTTAGTACGACCATCCGCGTGGATCCGCTGACACCACTGAACAGTGGCGAAGTCGCTGTTTCCGATGTGTCTGCCGATCTCGCTGCAGAGCAACTAACCGTCTCTAGTCGCGTGGAGAATGTATCCGACAACCAGTTAGATCGTGTCTATATTCACGTCAACTTCTACGACGGCGATGAGCTGGTGGACTGGCAGCACGACGGATTAAGTCGCCTGGCTGCAGGTGACGCTGGAGAATGGACTGTTCAAACCAGCCAGGGCGTCGATGGGAGCCGAATCGAGGACTACAAGTATTGTGTGACGGACCAACGGTCGGACTGA
- a CDS encoding J domain-containing protein: MSSAQQTDGGREIDWPRGHDRTDPQDREPYPGDLSPTRKESFQSVVDELEAWEATGGSVRIETASQHYVDRPNIPYQHDKPDDVGVAAYFRREGEAADEEFGVSCDCWETQQENARAIALWARRQRLAERCGVRTAADTVETARLPPADEEAIAAPPASSTNDLDEEPHEILEISPDASDDVVKAAARRLLANVHPDGDDPNVEELQRIQKAKKAMLKN; encoded by the coding sequence ATGAGTAGCGCCCAGCAGACCGACGGCGGCCGCGAGATCGACTGGCCTCGAGGCCACGATCGCACCGATCCACAGGACCGCGAACCCTACCCGGGTGATCTCTCGCCCACGCGCAAGGAGTCGTTCCAGTCGGTCGTCGACGAACTCGAAGCGTGGGAAGCCACCGGGGGAAGCGTTCGGATCGAGACGGCCTCGCAGCACTACGTCGACCGGCCGAATATCCCGTACCAGCACGACAAGCCCGACGACGTCGGCGTCGCAGCCTACTTCCGACGTGAGGGCGAGGCAGCCGATGAGGAGTTCGGCGTCTCGTGTGACTGCTGGGAAACGCAGCAGGAGAACGCCCGTGCGATCGCACTCTGGGCCCGTCGGCAGCGCCTCGCCGAGCGCTGCGGTGTCCGGACTGCCGCCGATACCGTCGAGACCGCACGACTCCCGCCCGCAGATGAAGAGGCGATCGCCGCGCCGCCGGCTTCGTCGACGAACGATCTTGACGAGGAACCCCATGAGATCCTCGAGATCTCCCCGGATGCTTCCGACGACGTCGTCAAGGCGGCTGCCCGGCGACTGTTAGCGAACGTCCATCCCGACGGCGACGATCCCAACGTTGAGGAGTTGCAGCGGATCCAGAAGGCGAAAAAGGCGATGCTCAAGAACTAG
- a CDS encoding TM1802 family CRISPR-associated protein, translating into MTRVALDADRDREAIEEILLDRSMASLYDVAYLYGKLHTLNAVRAYYVPASERHIEHMTHESRQDYYDQEVGLISVLVDLTGDEPSFGTATETDGGTGDTMFVAESLDREKMLRVGFSRQPSRTSGHNMSIAHDASEKDASKCPGYLEKMFSSWAQSDPVVDVADEHPDGWVLEQLATIGDDNDLIDQLVDAEEFVQNTFGDEFSGVVSLKLRLPETDGYVYPGEVDVVNEATRQRWIAKQMREYSEAKDSTGESRGLVTGEDGEVFGMSDSPLQRYQGKMAEAFPNLDPDESWRNRPLTLDATFAVLSGTLLLENFVQILGEDTTAYYVPYVPNPTVEQAVALYELAMDAADNSGAAVSVVEDAATNPINPLYDDLQIHYVASYTPGNKRKFIEEEPCVDPKRIRAIQEEQTEVLRGSLLTPDQSGGPPLYPSPPYGRLADNGDEDQGSKYLRPENNTVVITGVLTGGYFQSTFRHQSTDEDKDDHGTTDIRAEATSTSLASDGHIDPDWLLKQYVPRLISEQRNAFEEGNELPESLLTRQYVQMQALARAGILGNASSDDPRTIPISEETMTQTTDFSDRDDRLEQFIDSHPALAEDEERRAAFLLGALVGRVAAYQSRKGISRTVIRQHSIDAMTRRRFTATLSKVLEKNAHYSDNSESAGMLMNDRYIERLNDIVHRRPPEEWSLSTDDLRMHYGLGLTYGKNDTTLEDEDLDEEAANEAQAAK; encoded by the coding sequence ATGACAAGAGTGGCACTCGACGCTGACCGAGATCGAGAGGCCATCGAAGAGATTCTCCTCGATCGTTCCATGGCGTCGTTGTACGATGTGGCGTACCTCTACGGGAAGCTTCACACGCTGAACGCGGTGCGAGCGTACTATGTTCCCGCTTCCGAGCGACACATCGAACATATGACCCACGAGTCACGCCAAGACTACTACGACCAAGAGGTCGGTCTCATCAGTGTTCTCGTGGATTTGACTGGCGATGAACCCTCATTCGGCACCGCTACCGAGACCGATGGGGGAACGGGCGACACCATGTTCGTCGCGGAGTCTCTCGACCGTGAAAAGATGCTCCGCGTCGGCTTCAGTCGTCAACCGAGCCGGACCTCAGGACATAATATGTCCATCGCTCATGACGCGTCGGAGAAAGATGCCAGCAAATGTCCGGGGTATCTTGAGAAGATGTTCAGTTCGTGGGCTCAGTCAGATCCAGTTGTAGACGTAGCCGACGAGCACCCCGACGGATGGGTGCTGGAGCAGTTGGCTACAATCGGAGACGACAATGATCTCATTGACCAGCTCGTCGACGCCGAGGAGTTCGTTCAGAACACGTTTGGGGACGAGTTTAGTGGTGTGGTTTCGCTCAAGTTGAGGCTCCCTGAGACAGACGGGTACGTCTACCCTGGAGAAGTCGATGTGGTCAATGAAGCGACTCGCCAGCGGTGGATTGCGAAGCAGATGCGGGAGTACTCCGAAGCCAAGGACTCGACCGGTGAGTCACGGGGTCTAGTGACCGGCGAGGATGGAGAGGTATTCGGAATGAGTGACTCTCCACTCCAACGGTATCAAGGGAAGATGGCAGAAGCGTTCCCAAATCTCGATCCTGATGAGAGCTGGCGGAACCGACCACTCACACTCGATGCGACCTTTGCAGTCCTTTCCGGTACTCTGTTGCTCGAGAATTTCGTGCAGATCCTCGGCGAAGATACGACAGCATACTATGTCCCGTACGTCCCCAATCCAACGGTCGAGCAGGCGGTTGCGCTGTATGAGTTGGCAATGGACGCCGCCGACAACAGCGGAGCAGCAGTCAGCGTCGTCGAAGATGCTGCTACCAATCCGATCAATCCGCTGTACGACGATCTTCAGATCCACTACGTGGCGAGCTACACGCCAGGGAACAAGCGCAAGTTCATCGAGGAAGAGCCGTGCGTTGATCCGAAACGGATTCGCGCTATCCAGGAGGAACAGACCGAGGTGCTGCGGGGCAGCCTTCTCACGCCCGATCAGAGCGGCGGGCCACCCCTGTATCCTTCGCCGCCATACGGTCGACTAGCCGATAACGGAGACGAAGACCAGGGCAGCAAGTACCTGCGCCCCGAGAACAATACGGTGGTCATTACCGGTGTCCTCACTGGCGGCTATTTTCAGAGTACCTTCCGCCACCAGAGTACAGATGAGGACAAGGACGACCATGGGACGACAGACATCCGTGCGGAGGCAACGAGTACCTCACTCGCTTCTGACGGCCATATCGATCCGGACTGGCTCCTCAAGCAGTACGTGCCCCGACTGATCAGCGAGCAGCGGAATGCGTTCGAAGAGGGGAACGAACTGCCCGAGTCGTTACTCACCCGCCAATATGTCCAGATGCAAGCCCTCGCTCGCGCGGGTATCCTCGGAAATGCATCGTCAGATGACCCTCGAACAATCCCGATCAGCGAGGAAACTATGACTCAGACAACTGACTTCAGCGACAGAGACGATCGACTCGAACAGTTCATCGACAGCCATCCCGCCCTCGCCGAGGATGAGGAGCGGCGTGCAGCGTTTCTCCTCGGCGCACTGGTTGGTCGCGTGGCCGCGTATCAAAGCCGAAAAGGCATTTCTCGTACCGTTATTCGTCAGCACTCTATCGACGCAATGACGCGTCGCCGATTCACCGCCACCCTCAGTAAGGTGCTGGAGAAGAACGCACACTACTCGGACAACTCCGAGAGCGCAGGAATGCTGATGAACGACCGCTACATCGAGCGACTGAACGACATTGTGCATCGACGGCCACCAGAGGAGTGGTCGCTCTCGACCGACGACCTCCGGATGCACTACGGTCTCGGGCTCACCTACGGAAAGAACGACACCACACTCGAAGACGAGGATCTAGACGAGGAAGCAGCGAACGAGGCACAGGCTGCCAAGTAA